In Streptomyces nodosus, one DNA window encodes the following:
- a CDS encoding DUF5947 family protein yields the protein MTSGALARVIRSAADRRTEVERCDLCGVDVPSDHRHLLDMGDEKVLCACRPCSLLFVKEAASEGRYRLVPLRRVRLPPVGTRGLGVPVGLAFFVRHTDGTVSAHYPSPAGAMRWEADPEAWREVVAACPPLAGLEPEVEALLVNTARSADHHWIAPIDDCFRMVALVRTLWRGLSGGSQVWPAIDRFFAELTEQP from the coding sequence ATGACCTCCGGCGCCCTGGCCCGCGTCATCCGCTCCGCCGCCGACCGGCGCACGGAGGTGGAGCGCTGCGATCTGTGCGGCGTGGACGTCCCCTCCGACCACCGGCATCTGCTCGACATGGGCGACGAGAAGGTGCTGTGCGCCTGCCGGCCCTGCTCGCTGCTCTTCGTCAAGGAGGCGGCGAGCGAGGGACGGTACCGGCTGGTGCCCCTCCGGCGGGTACGCCTGCCTCCGGTGGGTACCCGGGGGCTGGGCGTTCCGGTGGGCCTGGCCTTCTTCGTCCGGCATACGGACGGCACCGTGTCCGCCCACTATCCGAGCCCCGCGGGGGCCATGCGCTGGGAGGCGGACCCGGAGGCATGGCGTGAGGTCGTGGCGGCCTGCCCGCCGCTCGCCGGCCTCGAACCGGAGGTGGAGGCCCTGCTGGTGAACACCGCGCGCTCCGCGGACCACCACTGGATCGCACCGATCGACGACTGCTTCCGGATGGTCGCGCTCGTACGGACCCTGTGGCGGGGCCTGTCCGGGGGCAGCCAGGTGTGGCCCGCCATCGACCGGTTCTTCGCGGAGCTGACCGAACAACCGTAG
- a CDS encoding phage holin family protein, with product MRTQGEDSPEDRGRAGDAAARLAQDTAQLARHEILAVRSEIRAALRRIGAGGALLGAAGVCGLLTLWSAHEALLRSLEPVLPGARAPAALGAVYATGAVTLGCAAGARMRSAGGVPERACDRAHEGLPDRF from the coding sequence ATGCGCACCCAGGGCGAGGACTCCCCGGAGGACAGGGGCCGCGCGGGCGACGCGGCGGCCCGGCTGGCGCAGGACACCGCACAGCTGGCGCGCCACGAGATACTCGCGGTGCGCAGCGAGATCAGGGCCGCGCTGCGGCGCATCGGGGCGGGCGGCGCGCTGCTGGGCGCCGCCGGGGTCTGCGGCCTGCTGACGCTGTGGTCGGCGCACGAGGCCCTGCTGCGGTCGCTGGAGCCGGTCCTGCCGGGAGCCCGCGCGCCGGCGGCGCTGGGCGCCGTCTACGCCACGGGTGCCGTGACGCTGGGCTGTGCCGCGGGTGCGCGGATGCGTAGCGCGGGAGGTGTGCCGGAGCGGGCCTGCGACCGGGCGCACGAGGGCCTTCCGGACCGGTTCTGA
- a CDS encoding FAD-dependent oxidoreductase, whose protein sequence is MNDRGNEYVPVLVVGGSLVGLSASVFLGRLGIQHCVVERHTATSSHPRGRGNNMRTMELFRTAGLEPGIRKAAETLSKNNGILQVDTLHSGNRRWLSGRITGRAPEADVCSARRCACSQNDLEPVLLQGARDLGGDVRFRTELLSFTQDADGVRAVLQDRDSGETYTMSTDYLLAADGPRSPVRERLGIEHSGSGDLFHNVSVTFRSKFLREVAGDDPFIVCYVTDPTGEGVLLPVDNEDQWVFHVPWFPARGQTLDYFTDDRIAEHIRAAAGVRNLDVEITGKATWHAADRVANSYRDGRVFLIGDSAHEMPPTGAFGSNTGIQDAHNLAWKVAAVLRGWAGPALLDSYESERRPVAQATSARATLQAAREQHPGYSVRTESNDPSDDLMTVALGYRYDSRAVVGAPAEDSVIPDVLCLNGEPGSRAPHLWAGHKGATVSTIDLFERSFVLLCGGPDWRTAARTVAARLNVPLDAYSIGDGAEYDLDTGGAADWCSAYGTKPEGAVLVRPDGFVAWRAEGETADREKELTDVLLQVLGR, encoded by the coding sequence ATGAACGATCGCGGCAACGAGTATGTGCCCGTCCTGGTCGTGGGGGGCTCACTCGTGGGCCTGTCCGCATCTGTTTTCCTCGGGCGCCTGGGCATCCAGCACTGCGTCGTCGAGCGTCATACCGCCACGTCGTCGCATCCGCGCGGGCGCGGCAACAACATGCGGACGATGGAACTGTTCCGGACCGCCGGCCTCGAGCCGGGGATCCGGAAGGCGGCGGAGACGCTGTCGAAGAACAACGGAATCCTTCAGGTGGACACCCTGCACAGCGGGAACCGGCGATGGCTCTCGGGGCGGATCACGGGCAGGGCGCCGGAGGCCGACGTGTGCTCGGCGAGGCGGTGCGCGTGCAGCCAGAACGATCTGGAACCCGTACTGCTGCAAGGCGCCCGCGACCTGGGCGGAGATGTGCGCTTCCGCACGGAACTGCTGTCCTTCACCCAGGACGCCGACGGGGTGCGGGCCGTTCTGCAGGACCGGGACTCCGGCGAGACATACACGATGAGCACCGACTATCTGCTCGCCGCCGACGGCCCCCGCAGCCCGGTGCGTGAGCGGCTCGGGATCGAACACTCGGGTTCGGGAGATCTTTTCCACAACGTCAGCGTCACCTTCCGCAGCAAGTTCCTGCGCGAGGTCGCGGGGGACGACCCGTTCATCGTCTGCTATGTCACCGACCCCACCGGCGAAGGTGTGCTGCTGCCCGTGGACAACGAGGACCAATGGGTCTTCCATGTGCCCTGGTTCCCCGCGCGCGGGCAGACGCTGGACTACTTCACCGACGACCGGATCGCCGAGCACATCCGGGCGGCGGCCGGGGTGCGCAATCTGGACGTGGAGATCACCGGGAAGGCGACCTGGCATGCGGCGGACCGCGTGGCCAACAGCTACCGGGACGGGCGCGTGTTCCTCATCGGTGACTCCGCCCACGAGATGCCGCCGACCGGGGCGTTCGGATCCAACACCGGTATCCAGGACGCGCACAACCTCGCCTGGAAGGTCGCCGCGGTCCTCCGTGGCTGGGCGGGCCCGGCGCTTCTTGACAGCTATGAGTCCGAGCGCCGGCCGGTGGCACAGGCCACCAGCGCGCGAGCGACCCTTCAGGCGGCTCGTGAGCAGCACCCCGGCTACTCCGTCAGGACGGAGTCGAACGACCCCTCGGACGATCTGATGACCGTGGCGCTGGGCTATCGCTATGACTCGCGGGCGGTGGTGGGCGCACCGGCGGAGGATTCCGTCATCCCGGACGTCCTGTGCCTGAACGGCGAGCCCGGAAGCCGTGCACCGCACCTCTGGGCCGGCCACAAGGGGGCGACCGTCTCCACGATCGACCTGTTCGAGCGCTCCTTCGTGCTGCTCTGCGGCGGGCCGGACTGGCGCACCGCCGCCCGCACCGTGGCCGCGCGGCTCAACGTACCGCTGGACGCCTACTCCATCGGCGACGGAGCGGAGTACGACCTGGACACCGGTGGCGCCGCGGACTGGTGCTCGGCGTACGGCACGAAACCGGAGGGCGCGGTGCTGGTACGGCCGGACGGCTTTGTGGCCTGGCGGGCCGAGGGCGAGACGGCGGACAGGGAGAAGGAACTGACCGATGTCCTCCTCCAGGTTCTCGGGCGCTGA
- a CDS encoding MarR family winged helix-turn-helix transcriptional regulator, with the protein MHKQVMDSAAPENSPDALHMAVEQLVRYVRHSTTAGGLSVGASAALSRLSREGAHRLTELARAERVSQPNMTQLVTRMERSGLVRRVADSSDGRGVLVEVTDAGRELFRLRRADHARALRELVQELTGPEQEAVMVALPALARAIQDRQARS; encoded by the coding sequence ATGCATAAGCAGGTTATGGACTCCGCGGCGCCGGAGAACTCGCCCGACGCCCTGCACATGGCCGTGGAGCAGCTGGTCCGCTATGTGCGCCACAGCACCACCGCCGGCGGTCTGAGCGTCGGCGCCTCCGCCGCGTTGAGCCGGCTCAGCCGCGAGGGTGCGCACCGACTGACCGAACTGGCCCGGGCCGAACGCGTCTCCCAGCCCAATATGACCCAGCTGGTCACCCGCATGGAGCGCAGCGGTCTGGTCCGGCGCGTGGCGGACAGCAGCGACGGCCGGGGGGTGCTGGTGGAAGTCACCGACGCCGGCCGGGAGCTGTTCCGCCTACGGCGCGCCGACCATGCGCGCGCCCTGCGTGAGCTGGTCCAGGAGCTGACCGGGCCGGAGCAGGAGGCGGTCATGGTCGCGCTTCCGGCACTGGCCCGCGCCATCCAGGACCGTCAGGCCCGTTCCTGA
- a CDS encoding NADH-quinone oxidoreductase subunit B family protein, with product MTVRNGDTKARQHPRGAEQRHGFDEIHVLWISEGMSCDGDTVSMTAAGQPSIEDIVLGLVPGLPKVNLYNKVLSPAMGGEDFLAPFRAAARGDLEPFILVIEGSIPNQNIIQGEGYWTSFGNDLETGKPLTLNWWLDRLAPRAWAVVAAGTCATYGGIHAMAGNPTGSMGLADYLGWDYRSQGGLPIVNVPGCPIQPENFMETLTWVLYHAAGSAPPPPLDHMLRPQWLFGKTVHEGCDRAAYYEQADFAKDYNSPKCQVKVGCWGPVVNCNVPKRGWMSGVGGCPNVGGICIGCTMPGFPDAFMPFMDEPTGATLSSALIRPYGAVIRRLRGITNMAVNREPRWRHAKSELTSGYDAHWRPREKTSESEEARA from the coding sequence ATGACCGTCAGAAACGGTGACACAAAGGCGCGTCAGCACCCCCGGGGTGCAGAACAGAGGCACGGGTTCGACGAGATCCATGTCCTGTGGATCTCCGAGGGCATGAGCTGCGACGGGGACACCGTCTCGATGACGGCCGCCGGGCAGCCCTCGATCGAGGACATCGTCCTCGGTCTCGTACCGGGCCTGCCGAAGGTGAATCTGTACAACAAGGTGCTCTCCCCCGCCATGGGCGGCGAGGACTTCCTCGCGCCCTTCCGTGCGGCGGCCCGCGGCGACCTGGAGCCGTTCATCCTGGTCATCGAGGGCTCGATCCCCAATCAGAACATCATCCAGGGGGAGGGCTACTGGACGTCGTTCGGCAACGACCTGGAGACCGGCAAGCCGCTCACCCTCAACTGGTGGCTCGACCGTCTCGCCCCCCGCGCCTGGGCCGTGGTGGCCGCCGGCACCTGCGCCACCTACGGCGGGATCCACGCGATGGCGGGCAACCCGACCGGTTCCATGGGCCTGGCCGACTATCTGGGCTGGGACTACCGGTCGCAGGGCGGGCTGCCGATCGTCAACGTGCCGGGCTGTCCCATCCAGCCCGAGAACTTCATGGAGACCCTGACCTGGGTGCTCTATCACGCGGCCGGGTCGGCTCCGCCGCCCCCGCTGGACCATATGCTGCGCCCGCAGTGGCTGTTCGGGAAGACGGTGCACGAGGGCTGCGACCGTGCGGCGTACTACGAGCAGGCGGACTTCGCCAAGGACTACAACTCCCCCAAGTGCCAGGTGAAGGTGGGCTGCTGGGGCCCGGTCGTGAACTGCAACGTGCCCAAGCGCGGCTGGATGTCGGGCGTGGGCGGCTGCCCGAACGTCGGGGGCATCTGCATCGGCTGCACCATGCCCGGCTTCCCGGACGCCTTCATGCCCTTCATGGACGAGCCGACGGGTGCCACCCTCTCGTCCGCCCTGATCAGGCCCTATGGGGCCGTGATCCGGCGGCTGCGCGGCATCACCAACATGGCCGTCAACCGCGAGCCCAGGTGGCGTCATGCCAAATCCGAGCTGACCAGCGGCTACGACGCCCACTGGCGACCCCGAGAAAAGACGAGCGAGAGCGAGGAAGCACGGGCATGA
- a CDS encoding NifU family protein, whose protein sequence is MPEPGRLDEPAVAERLSRLDLLLEQIEAAPGPMTGAAIEAVQALASVYGEALARIMDAADSRLVDRMAGDELIGHLLVLHGIHPEPPERRAARAVDGLRPAVRERGGDVELAGVEEGVAQVRLAAKGCGSSSAALEDAVREAVLALAPELSGVERAPGGEERRSAFVPLETLTVRTASAGERS, encoded by the coding sequence ATGCCTGAGCCCGGACGGCTCGACGAGCCGGCGGTCGCCGAGCGGCTGTCCCGCCTCGATCTGCTGCTCGAGCAGATCGAGGCCGCTCCGGGACCGATGACCGGCGCGGCGATCGAGGCGGTGCAGGCGCTCGCCTCGGTCTACGGCGAGGCCCTGGCCCGGATCATGGACGCCGCCGACTCCCGTCTGGTCGACCGGATGGCCGGTGACGAGCTCATCGGCCACCTCCTGGTGCTGCACGGCATCCACCCCGAACCGCCCGAGCGCCGGGCGGCCCGCGCCGTCGACGGCCTGCGCCCCGCGGTGCGCGAGCGGGGCGGGGACGTCGAACTGGCGGGCGTGGAGGAGGGGGTGGCCCAGGTGAGACTGGCGGCCAAGGGGTGCGGCTCCTCCTCGGCCGCACTGGAGGACGCGGTCCGCGAGGCCGTGCTCGCCCTGGCCCCCGAGCTCTCCGGCGTCGAACGGGCGCCGGGGGGTGAGGAGCGGCGGAGCGCCTTCGTACCGCTGGAGACGCTCACCGTGCGTACGGCGTCCGCCGGGGAGCGTTCATGA
- a CDS encoding amidohydrolase family protein has translation MTSVQTATGTAPVAATGNSGSAETEERDARRARVDVHHHYTAPEWLDWAEKHEVVHRRSLPPWTRWDLDTALTMMDWAGIRTSVFTVAMLGRPQEPKVRRESARVALQAAGDLVKSHPDRFAFYAPVFLDSPDLSLWSLTHGMDDLGAVGASVRTSVKGVYLGHPDQNVILAELNERSAVVSVHPMDVPQGGAGLEGVPPFLCDFLLDTTRAALSLIINGTLDRYPDLTFILPHGGGFLPYIATRAEVFSDQLTPKVEGARVRDYLHRFYYDTAGPMSPSSTPSLLAAAGSSRILYGSDWPPTPAHLVTGVTAPALDNDPALDEEQRRLINRDNAHRLLPALTGGRRP, from the coding sequence ATGACATCAGTGCAGACGGCCACCGGCACAGCCCCCGTGGCCGCCACCGGAAACAGCGGGTCGGCGGAGACGGAGGAGCGTGACGCGCGCCGGGCGCGGGTGGACGTACACCACCATTACACCGCGCCGGAATGGCTCGACTGGGCGGAGAAGCACGAGGTCGTCCATCGTCGGAGCCTGCCGCCGTGGACCCGGTGGGACCTCGACACGGCGCTCACGATGATGGACTGGGCCGGTATCCGGACCAGCGTGTTCACCGTGGCGATGCTGGGCCGCCCGCAGGAACCGAAGGTGCGCAGGGAGAGCGCCCGGGTCGCCCTGCAAGCGGCCGGTGACCTGGTGAAGAGCCATCCCGATCGCTTCGCGTTCTACGCCCCGGTCTTCCTCGACAGCCCGGACCTGTCGCTGTGGTCGCTCACCCATGGGATGGACGACCTCGGGGCCGTCGGCGCCAGTGTGCGGACCAGCGTCAAGGGGGTCTATCTCGGCCACCCCGACCAGAATGTGATTCTGGCGGAGCTGAACGAACGCTCGGCCGTGGTCAGTGTGCATCCGATGGACGTCCCCCAAGGGGGTGCGGGGCTGGAGGGCGTGCCGCCGTTCCTGTGCGACTTCCTGCTGGACACCACGCGCGCCGCGCTCAGTCTCATCATCAACGGCACCTTGGACCGCTACCCGGACCTGACCTTCATCCTGCCGCACGGGGGCGGGTTCCTGCCCTATATCGCCACCCGCGCGGAGGTGTTCAGCGACCAGCTGACGCCCAAGGTGGAGGGCGCCCGGGTCCGTGACTACCTCCATCGCTTCTACTACGACACGGCCGGCCCCATGTCCCCCTCGTCCACCCCCAGTCTGCTGGCCGCCGCGGGTTCCTCCCGGATCCTCTACGGCAGCGACTGGCCCCCCACCCCGGCCCATCTGGTCACGGGGGTCACCGCACCCGCGCTCGACAACGACCCCGCCCTCGACGAGGAGCAGCGTCGGCTCATCAACCGCGACAACGCCCATCGTCTTCTTCCGGCACTCACCGGCGGCCGTCGACCGTAG
- a CDS encoding DUF2264 domain-containing protein, whose translation MSIPFELPPEDRESSPYTGYTRAHWETVADGLLASAWRWSTPGCSLLDLPGRPSRSGVRSDGLEGYARTFLAAAFRGAGAGGADPHGLLERCARGLDAGTRTPGRDDTESWPSILDHDVQGQPMVESASVALGLRLTAPWLWRQLDAGVQDRAEAWLRGALRHTPAPNNWYLFPFTVAGFLESVGRGDTETAAARARALELLEGWYRGDGWYADGDGRAFDHYNGWALHLYPMLDAHLAGDEELSAHLGARLRTHLDGYALMFGADGAPLHFGRSLTYRFATAAAVGLGALTGHTPLTPGTSRRLVSGTLRHFLDRGALTGDGLLSLGWHGPHEATLQSYSGPASPYWASKAFVALLAPAGHPLWTAREEPAPVEEADRVLALPAPGLLLQTTRADGIVRLHNHGSDHVRPHEGESAAEDDPHYGRQAYSTRTGPTAAGNVADNHLSVQVRGVGSVRRRIHPLGAGHGDGWGWAASWHRPVFTDGPPMVPGLRVESVTVVRGRHELRVHRVIGAPDGARVTHTGWATGPEEPLVSQLHGLHGWEDGPEPVRAPGGTAWTRWARLPRLGGRAGGTSVHLCLAGLTAAPEPAPLADAVTRVRVDGDRVEVTWARDGARTRVEFDPLRVFLLE comes from the coding sequence ATGAGCATCCCCTTCGAACTGCCCCCGGAAGACCGGGAGTCGAGCCCGTACACCGGCTACACCCGAGCCCACTGGGAGACGGTGGCGGACGGGCTGCTGGCCTCCGCATGGCGCTGGAGCACCCCGGGGTGTTCCCTGCTCGACCTGCCGGGACGCCCCTCACGCTCGGGGGTGCGCTCCGACGGACTGGAGGGCTATGCCCGTACGTTCCTCGCGGCCGCCTTCCGGGGCGCGGGCGCCGGCGGGGCGGACCCGCACGGCCTGCTGGAGCGCTGTGCGCGGGGCCTGGACGCCGGCACCCGCACCCCCGGCCGTGACGACACCGAGTCCTGGCCGTCGATCCTGGACCACGACGTCCAGGGCCAGCCGATGGTGGAGTCGGCCTCGGTGGCCCTCGGGCTGCGGCTGACCGCGCCCTGGCTGTGGCGGCAGCTCGACGCCGGGGTCCAGGACCGGGCGGAGGCATGGCTGCGCGGGGCGCTACGGCACACCCCCGCCCCCAACAACTGGTATCTCTTCCCCTTCACGGTCGCCGGGTTCCTGGAGTCGGTCGGCCGCGGCGACACCGAGACCGCCGCGGCCCGGGCCCGCGCCCTGGAGCTGCTGGAGGGCTGGTACCGCGGCGACGGCTGGTACGCGGACGGGGACGGGCGCGCCTTCGACCACTACAACGGCTGGGCCCTGCATCTGTATCCGATGCTCGACGCCCATCTCGCCGGGGACGAGGAGCTGTCGGCCCACCTCGGGGCGCGGCTGCGCACCCATCTGGACGGCTATGCGCTGATGTTCGGCGCGGACGGCGCACCCCTGCACTTCGGCCGGTCGCTGACCTACCGGTTCGCCACCGCGGCGGCCGTGGGCCTCGGCGCCCTCACCGGCCACACCCCGCTGACGCCCGGCACCTCCCGGCGTCTGGTCAGCGGAACCCTGCGCCATTTCCTGGACCGCGGCGCCCTGACCGGGGACGGGCTGCTGAGCCTCGGCTGGCACGGCCCCCATGAGGCCACCCTGCAGAGCTACTCGGGCCCGGCGTCCCCGTACTGGGCGTCGAAGGCGTTCGTCGCCCTGCTGGCACCCGCCGGCCACCCCCTGTGGACGGCGCGGGAGGAACCCGCCCCGGTCGAGGAGGCCGACCGGGTCCTCGCCCTGCCCGCGCCGGGGCTGCTGCTGCAGACGACACGCGCCGACGGGATCGTACGGCTGCACAACCACGGCAGCGACCATGTGCGCCCCCACGAGGGGGAGTCGGCGGCCGAGGACGATCCGCACTACGGACGCCAGGCGTACTCCACCCGCACCGGTCCGACGGCCGCCGGGAACGTCGCCGACAACCATCTCTCGGTCCAGGTGCGGGGCGTGGGGAGCGTACGGCGCCGTATCCACCCCCTGGGAGCGGGGCACGGCGACGGCTGGGGCTGGGCCGCGTCCTGGCACCGGCCCGTCTTCACCGACGGACCCCCGATGGTGCCGGGCCTTCGGGTGGAGAGCGTCACGGTGGTACGGGGCCGCCATGAACTGCGTGTCCACCGGGTGATCGGAGCGCCGGACGGAGCCCGCGTCACCCATACGGGGTGGGCCACCGGACCCGAGGAACCGCTGGTCTCCCAGCTGCACGGACTCCACGGCTGGGAGGACGGGCCCGAACCGGTCCGTGCGCCCGGGGGCACGGCCTGGACCCGCTGGGCACGGCTGCCCCGGCTCGGCGGGCGGGCCGGCGGCACCTCGGTGCATCTGTGCCTGGCCGGGCTCACCGCCGCACCGGAGCCCGCGCCCCTGGCCGACGCCGTCACCCGGGTGCGGGTCGACGGCGATCGCGTCGAGGTCACCTGGGCCCGGGACGGGGCGCGCACCCGGGTGGAGTTCGACCCGCTGAGGGTCTTCCTGCTGGAGTAG
- a CDS encoding SOS response-associated peptidase: MCGRYVSTRGPRELVRLFGVTDWNRQDALEPNWNVAPTDDVWAVLERTPRGGGDVTRQLRPLRWGLVPSWAKDTGTGARMINARVETVQEKPAFRRAFLERRCLLPADGFYEWQPVPATVRTRARRQPYFISPEDGRVMALAGLYEFWRDPAVPEGDAPGAWLATCTIITKDATDAAGRIHPRMPLALAPDRQDAWLDPAHRDPVRLRALLDSPAGGRLTVRPVSTAVNDVRNNGARLLDPVEPQA, encoded by the coding sequence ATGTGCGGTCGCTATGTGTCCACCCGGGGCCCGCGGGAGCTGGTCCGGCTGTTCGGGGTCACCGACTGGAACCGGCAGGACGCCCTGGAACCGAACTGGAACGTCGCCCCGACCGACGACGTCTGGGCGGTTCTCGAACGGACACCGCGGGGCGGCGGGGACGTCACCCGGCAACTGCGGCCGCTGCGGTGGGGCCTGGTGCCGTCCTGGGCGAAGGACACCGGGACCGGCGCCAGAATGATCAACGCCCGGGTGGAGACCGTCCAGGAGAAACCGGCCTTCCGCCGTGCCTTCCTCGAACGCCGCTGTCTGCTGCCCGCCGACGGCTTCTACGAGTGGCAGCCGGTCCCGGCGACAGTCCGCACCCGGGCGCGCAGACAGCCCTACTTCATCAGCCCCGAGGACGGGCGGGTGATGGCCCTCGCCGGGCTGTACGAGTTCTGGCGCGACCCCGCGGTGCCCGAGGGCGACGCCCCCGGGGCCTGGCTGGCGACCTGCACGATCATCACCAAGGACGCCACCGATGCCGCGGGCCGCATCCACCCGCGTATGCCGCTGGCCCTCGCCCCCGACCGGCAGGACGCCTGGCTGGACCCCGCACACCGGGACCCGGTGCGGCTGCGCGCCCTGCTGGACTCCCCCGCGGGCGGCCGTCTGACGGTCCGCCCGGTGTCCACGGCCGTCAACGACGTACGGAACAACGGTGCCCGGCTGCTGGACCCCGTGGAACCACAGGCCTGA
- a CDS encoding nickel-dependent hydrogenase large subunit: MTATEARSAKRKPEQIVDMSWDPITRIVGNLGIYTKIDFANREVVECHSTSSLFRGYSVFMRGKDPRDAGFITSRICGICGDNHTTCSNYAQQMAYGVKPPMLAETIVNLGEAAEYIFDHTIFQDNLVFVDFCEAMVKATNPGVLAKAERTEARNGHIHGYRTIADVMRAFNPFEGEVYKEALKVSRITREMFCLMEGRHVHPSTLYPGGVGTMPEPTTFTDYLSRLVRVLDFVKKAVVMNDDVFDFFYEALPGYEEVGRRRILLGCWGSWQNPDVCDYRYETMNEWGKAMYVTPGIIVDGKLVTNDLVDINLGIRVLLGSSYYEDWTNEQPFVTHDPLGNPVDMRHPWNQTTVPLPQKRDFDGNYSWVMSPRWYDKNTTEHLALDTGGGPLARLWSTALNGLVDTPYVKATGHSVRISLPKSEKLPEMTLEWKIPQWSNTLERDRARPYFVAYAAAMAFYFLERAMGFVRAGETKVFENYEVPEEGIGCGFHEAVRGVLSHHLVIKDSKIANYHPYPPTPWNGSPRDMYGTPGPYEDAVQGQPIFEENGPDDFKGVDIMRTVRSFDPCLPCGVHMYLGQGNTLSKLHSPTYGAAHA, translated from the coding sequence ATGACGGCAACCGAGGCACGGAGCGCCAAGCGCAAACCCGAGCAGATCGTGGACATGTCCTGGGACCCGATCACCCGGATCGTCGGCAATCTCGGGATCTACACGAAGATCGACTTCGCGAACCGGGAGGTGGTGGAGTGCCACAGCACATCCTCGCTCTTCCGGGGCTACTCCGTGTTCATGAGGGGCAAGGACCCGCGCGACGCGGGCTTCATCACCTCGCGCATCTGCGGAATCTGCGGTGACAACCACACCACCTGCTCCAACTACGCCCAGCAGATGGCCTACGGCGTCAAGCCCCCGATGCTGGCCGAGACCATCGTCAACCTGGGTGAGGCGGCCGAGTACATCTTCGACCACACGATCTTCCAGGACAACCTGGTCTTCGTGGACTTCTGCGAGGCCATGGTCAAGGCCACCAACCCCGGTGTGCTGGCCAAGGCCGAGCGCACCGAGGCCCGCAACGGGCACATCCACGGCTACCGGACCATCGCCGATGTGATGCGCGCCTTCAACCCGTTCGAGGGCGAGGTGTACAAGGAGGCGCTCAAGGTCAGCCGGATCACCCGGGAGATGTTCTGTCTGATGGAGGGGCGCCATGTGCACCCGTCCACGCTGTACCCGGGCGGCGTCGGCACGATGCCGGAGCCGACCACCTTCACCGACTATCTGTCCCGGCTGGTGCGGGTCCTCGACTTCGTCAAGAAGGCCGTCGTGATGAACGACGACGTCTTCGACTTCTTCTACGAGGCCCTGCCCGGCTACGAGGAGGTCGGCCGTCGGCGCATCCTGCTCGGCTGCTGGGGCTCCTGGCAGAACCCGGATGTGTGCGACTACCGCTACGAGACGATGAACGAGTGGGGCAAGGCGATGTACGTCACCCCCGGCATCATCGTGGACGGCAAGCTCGTCACCAACGACCTGGTCGACATCAATCTGGGCATCAGGGTGCTGCTGGGCAGTTCGTACTACGAGGACTGGACCAATGAGCAGCCGTTCGTCACCCATGACCCGCTCGGCAACCCGGTCGACATGCGCCACCCGTGGAACCAGACGACGGTCCCGCTGCCGCAGAAGCGCGACTTCGACGGCAACTACAGCTGGGTGATGAGCCCCCGCTGGTACGACAAGAACACCACCGAGCATCTGGCGCTTGACACCGGCGGCGGTCCCCTGGCCCGTCTGTGGTCGACGGCGCTCAACGGGCTGGTCGACACTCCCTATGTCAAGGCCACCGGGCACAGCGTGCGGATCTCACTCCCCAAGAGCGAGAAGCTGCCGGAGATGACGCTGGAGTGGAAGATCCCCCAGTGGAGCAACACCCTCGAGCGCGACCGGGCCCGGCCCTACTTCGTGGCGTACGCCGCCGCCATGGCGTTCTACTTCCTGGAGCGGGCGATGGGGTTCGTCCGGGCGGGCGAGACCAAGGTCTTCGAGAACTACGAGGTGCCGGAGGAGGGCATCGGCTGCGGCTTCCACGAAGCGGTGCGCGGGGTGCTCTCCCACCACCTGGTGATCAAGGACAGCAAGATCGCCAACTACCACCCCTACCCGCCGACGCCATGGAACGGCAGTCCCCGGGACATGTACGGCACCCCGGGACCGTACGAGGACGCGGTCCAGGGCCAGCCGATCTTCGAGGAGAACGGCCCCGACGACTTCAAGGGCGTCGACATCATGCGGACCGTCCGCAGCTTCGACCCCTGTCTGCCCTGCGGGGTCCATATGTACCTCGGCCAGGGCAACACGCTGAGCAAGCTGCACTCACCCACCTATGGAGCGGCTCATGCCTGA